From one Methanocalculus alkaliphilus genomic stretch:
- a CDS encoding ammonium transporter — MELDSGATAFVLIATAMVMLMTPGVGLFYGGMVRRKNFISAIALAMISFAVVSIQWVLIGYSLAFGTSVGGFIGNLDHIGLAGVGMEGDGIPDLLFMVFQLVFAGLTLAILTSALAERVKVSSFIVFGLLWTTLVYDPLAHWAWGGGWAHQMGALDFAGGTVVHISSGFGALAVALVIGKRIGFGTHSMEPHNIPMTLLGGALLWFGWFGFNAGSALAADGLAATVFVATNIAAAAGALSWMFAAWLHGKPSSLGFISGAIAGLVAITPAAGYVDPLAAIAIGFISGLVCYKAMLWRIKKGLDETLDAWAIHGVGGLWGALATGIFATAAIGGVNGLLYGNAAQFGIQALDAIAAVIYAFVVTYILAYAVHKTIGLRVTEEEEYVGLDISQHGEKVAN, encoded by the coding sequence ATGGAACTTGATTCGGGTGCAACTGCCTTTGTGCTGATTGCAACTGCTATGGTTATGCTGATGACGCCCGGGGTCGGGCTCTTCTATGGAGGCATGGTACGGAGGAAGAACTTCATCTCAGCGATTGCGCTTGCGATGATATCGTTTGCGGTAGTCAGCATTCAGTGGGTGCTTATCGGGTATTCGCTTGCGTTCGGGACGAGTGTCGGTGGTTTTATCGGCAACCTGGATCACATTGGCCTTGCCGGTGTCGGCATGGAAGGTGACGGGATACCAGACCTCCTCTTCATGGTCTTCCAGCTCGTCTTTGCCGGACTGACACTTGCGATACTGACCTCGGCTCTTGCTGAACGGGTGAAGGTCAGCTCGTTCATCGTCTTCGGCCTTCTCTGGACGACCCTCGTCTATGATCCGCTTGCCCACTGGGCATGGGGTGGTGGCTGGGCTCACCAGATGGGGGCGCTGGACTTTGCAGGTGGAACGGTGGTTCACATCAGTTCCGGGTTTGGTGCTCTGGCTGTTGCGCTTGTCATCGGCAAACGGATCGGCTTTGGTACCCACTCAATGGAACCACATAACATCCCGATGACACTGCTTGGTGGTGCACTCCTCTGGTTCGGGTGGTTTGGATTCAACGCCGGTTCAGCCCTTGCCGCAGATGGTCTGGCTGCAACAGTCTTCGTTGCAACAAACATCGCAGCCGCTGCTGGCGCACTCTCATGGATGTTTGCTGCCTGGCTGCACGGGAAACCATCATCACTTGGGTTCATCTCCGGTGCTATCGCGGGACTGGTTGCGATCACACCTGCCGCAGGGTATGTGGATCCGCTTGCTGCCATCGCCATAGGATTCATCTCAGGACTTGTATGCTACAAAGCGATGCTCTGGCGGATTAAAAAAGGCCTCGACGAGACTCTGGACGCATGGGCTATCCATGGTGTCGGAGGTTTATGGGGTGCCCTTGCGACCGGTATCTTTGCAACAGCTGCAATTGGTGGTGTTAACGGTCTCCTCTATGGCAACGCTGCACAGTTTGGGATTCAGGCACTCGATGCAATAGCCGCGGTCATCTATGCCTTCGTCGTCACCTATATCCTCGCCTATGCGGTCCATAAGACGATAGGTCTGCGGGTCACCGAGGAGGAGGAGTATGTTGGTCTTGACATCTCCCAGCATGGAGAGAAAGTGGCAAACTGA